The DNA sequence GCCAGCATATTCGATAAATATTCGCATACGCTAATGACACTCAATAGCCCCTAAGGGGCCGACCAATCGAATTACCTATGAAACTTCACGGTAATCTCAATAGCTTGAATCGCTACATTAAACTACTGTGACCAGTTACAAACTCGTTTTTATGAGATCTATTTTTACGCTATCGTCCTAGCCCACTCCGCTAAGTTTTCAATCTTGGCCTGCTCCTTCGTAACGAGGTCCTTGACCTTTACCTCACGCGTAGCGGCATCGATAAAGAGCACATACCGTACCCCTTTTGATTCAGCGTACTCGATCTGCTTGCCGAGCTTAGGGGCTTTATAGAAGACCTCCGTTGGTAAGCCAGCAGAGCGCAACTGTTGTGCAACATCGTTGCTTAACCTTCGATCGTCCTCTGAATACACGGTGACAAGTGCCCGTGTTGGGCTTCTCTGGCTAGTTGATATTAGCCCCTCTGTGAACGCCAGCTCCATTAAGCGTGATAATCCAACAGAGACGCCAACTCCCGGTAGCTTCTGTGTTGTAAACTCAGAGGCGAGATCCTCATACCGTCCACCTGAAAAGACTGAACCGAACTCTGGATACTTAATCAGGGTCGTTTCAACGATTAGACCGGTATAGTAGTTAAGTCCCCGTGCTAAACTAAGATCCACTACAGCGCTGTTCTTAACCGACTCGGGCAATAGCTCCCAGATCGTAACTAGATCCTGCACCCCTTCGGTAATCAAGGGGCTTATAAGCTTTAACGGAGCAAGGCGCTCAGTAAGTTTATCGGCCGAACACCGGATCTCGGTCGTCTTAATAATCGCCTCAACCGCCGCTTCAGAGATGCCCGATATCTTCTGCAACTCGGCTCTCACACCTTCGGCTCCTATCTTTTGTAACTTATCGACTATAACGATTGCAGCCCTACACGCCGACTCATCTAGTCCAAGCTCAGAATACAGGCCACTCAACAACTTTCTGTTATTAATACGGATGGAGTACTCACCAAACTGCAGCGCATCCATAACGAGCCCGATCACCGACACAACCTCGGCATCACATGAGAGTGGCAGCTCATCACGGGCTATTATATCGATATCGAACTGATAGAACTCGCGGAAGCGACCCTTCTGTGGACGGTCGCCGCGCCATACCTTCTGACACTGATAACGCTTAAACGGAAAGCTAAGGAAGCTACCGTGCTGCGCAACGTAGCGCGCTAGCGGCACGGTCAGATCGAAGTGTAGCGCCAACTCGGCATCATCGCTCTCATCGGCCTTAAGGCGTTTGACTGCAAAGATCTCCTTGTCAATTATCCCCTTAGATCCGAGGGTCGAGATCAGCTCTACCGCCGGTGTTTCGATCGGAGTAAATCCAAAACTTTCATAGATCGCACGAATCGTGCTGATAACACGATCCTCTGCAATCTTCTGCTCCGGTAACCACTCGGGAAATCCCGATATTTTTCCAATTTTTGCCATAGTTACTAGCACCCTACACCACCCCAGACCTGTCGAACATAAAAACTTCCCAAAGAATTGAAATATCTGTATATTGCGGAGCATACTTTTTACAGGTGACGAGCATGGCAAAGATCCCGTGGAGTCGTATTAGAGAGGCGTTTGAAGGTGAGTGGATTGAGCTCACTAATTACGCCTGGAAGCCGGAACACATGCACCCTGACGCCGGTCACGTTCGAAACCATAATTCAAATCGCAAAGAGCTCCTTAAGACGATCGCCCGTTTAGGAAGGGTTGATGGCGCCGTTGTCCTTTTTGTGGGATCCTCGCTACCTGGAATACTCTCTCAGGAGCAGTTTGAGTCTCGGGTAGGCAACCTCTAGGGGTCGCTCCCCTCTGCCACAAAATTACAGTAAATAGATTCACTAAAGCTGACATGATCGACGCAACCCCCCTGCTCCGCCTCTACGCTCGCTGGCGCAACGAACAGTTAGCGTCTCAGTGCCCTGCTGATACACAGAGAAAGCAGCTCCTCTCTCTAGTAAAAACCGCCGCCAATACGACCTTCGGAAAGCAGCACGGCTTCTCATCTATCGGTTCAGTTGAGGAGTATCAGAAACGGGTTCCACTTAGAAAATACGAAAACTTTTGGGAGGAGTTCTGGAAGGCGCCCTTCCCCAACCTGCAAGATTGCACCTGGCCCGGCACCATTAAGTTTTTTCCCGTTAGCTCAGGAACCTCCTCGGGCACGACTAAATACATCCCGTGCTCGGACGCCATGCTGCGCTCTAATACCAAGGCCGGCATAGACCTATTAGCGCACCACGTTACAAACCGGCCACACTCGCGCCTCTTAGGTGGCAAGAGTTTTATGCTCGGTGGAAGTACAGATTTAACATCCCCAGCGCCAGATATATTCTTGGGGGATTTAAGCGGAATCGCTGTAAAAACCTTACCCTGGTGGCTCCGTTCGCGTTATTTTCCGCCGGCGCACCTAGCTCTTCTAAAGAACTGGGAAGAGAAGATAGACACCCTAGCGCAACTCTCGCTCGCAGAGGATATTCGAATGATCTCCGGCATACCTGCCTGGTTACTTATCTTCTTTGATAAACTAAGCGCGCTCAAACCTGAAACTGCCGGGAAGCTCTCCGATATCTACACTAACCTTGAGATGATAGTTCACGGCGGCGTAAATTTCTCGCCCTACGTTGGTCGGTTCAGAGAGGCGCTTGCGGGCAGCTCAGCAGAGCTGCGCGAGGTCTACCCGGCGAGCGAGGGCTTTATCGCTGTCGCCGATCGCGGCTATGGAGACGGCCTGCGCATGAATCTCGATCACGGACTATTCTTTGAATTCGTTCCACTTGAGGAGCTCGATAGCCCCACTCCAACGCGCCACTGGATCGAGAACGTCGTGCGGGACACGAACTACGCAGTCGTACTAACAACCTGTGCGGGGCTGTGGTCGTACGTTATCGGAGATACCGTACGGTTCGTCGATACAGAGACCCCACGCATACTAGTAACCGGAAGAACCTCTTACTACCTCTCAGCGTTCGGCGAGCACCTAATCGGTGAGGAGATTGAGGACGGTATCGTAACGGCGGCACAGCAGATCGGTGTAGATATAGTTGATTACACCGTTGGGCCGATCTTTCCTGAGCAAGCTGGAGAGCTCGGAGGACACATCTTTATTATCGAGTTTGTTGGTGAAACCCCAGCTCCAGAGAACCTTGAGATCTTTGCAGCAACGCTCGACCAGCGGCTCTCTCAGCGCAACGAAGACTACGCTGCACACCGTTCGGGTGGCTTTGGTCTTAAGCCACCCACAATCCTGGCGGTTAATACGGGGTGCTTTGCAGCCTGGATGAAGGGTCGCGGCAAGCTAGGGGGGCAAAACAAGGTGCCACGCATTATTACAAATCTTGTGATGCTCAGCGAACTAGTTGAATTTACAAAGATAGATAGATCTATCGAGCAGCTCCCTGCCGCTCTGGCTAATCACCCGTAATTTGCAAAGGGTCACCTACGCGGACTACAATGGGGCCATGTCGATAGCCACCCTCCTCTCTGTACTGATACTCTATCCCCTGGCGCTGCTTGGAGATGGCTGCATCCTGATAGCTATCGCACTTGCTGCGACCGTAAGTGGTCGTGCTTGGCTATGGGGGCTTTCGTTCGGATTATTTCATACCTTATACGGGGTGCTTGGTATCATTATAGCCTCCGAGGTGGCTGAATATTCAGAGATGCTTGGCGAGCTCTTTGTACTGGGAGGGGCTCTCTTTCTACTCTGGCACTTTATGCACCACCGGGTTCATCACCGCATGCAGGGGGATTGTAGCTGTGAGAACCACCCGGCGATCTCGGTACGTCCGATCACTATCATCTCAACCGCTGCGGCGCTCTCGTTGCATGCCCTTGCTGGTGGCGCCGTTATACGAAACATAACCGGGGAGCTCTCAGATATCTCGCTGATGGTGCTTATTAGCGCGGCCTCGCTGATGGTGGGGGGTATTATCTCTATTATAGTGTTACTCGGTGATAGGGAGCGTGGCTCAATCCTAAAAGCGCTCGACAAACTCCCTGGAATCGTTGCCTTTATCCTTTCAGGGGTTTCATTTTGGTGCCTCTACCAATTTGTCTCTAAAGCTACGCACCTATCTAATGTCATTTCAGTAATTTTTGTAGTGGCCGCACTCGCGCTCTCTATAGCGCTTGGCTACAGCGTCCATGAGCGCAGCGCCAATAAAGTTGTGCGAATTACCCCCAGGCAATATCGATAACCACACTAATTAACACTAGTATTTTAAGACCACTAGGGGTTTGCATAGGGCGGCATTTCCTTTACTATAACACTCAATAGACTAGCCTACGAGCTACCACAGGATAGGGAATATACGATGACCACAAAAGAAAACCCGCTCAGCCCGATGAACCTGATAAAACAGAGCGCATTCTGGATGATTCACCTCGGCTGCTTTGCGGTCTTCTGGGTTGGGTTTAGCTGGACGGCGCTGTTGCTCTGTGTCGCCCTCTATGCGGTAAGGATGTTCGGTGTTACCGGCGTTTACCACCGCTACTTCTCTCACCGTTCATACCAAACAAGTCGCTGGTTTCAGTTCGTACTGGCGTTTCTTGGCGCAACCTCTGCGCAGAAGGGCCCGATCTGGTGGGCCTCTCACCACCGCCATCACCATCAGCACTCAGATACTGAGGAGGACGTTCATCCTCCAGGAATATACGGTTTGTGGTGGGCGCACGTTGGCTGGGTGCTTAGCACTCAGTTCGTCGGAACTCGGGAGGAGCTCGTAAAGGATCTCGTTAAGTTTCCAGAGCTCAGGTTACTCGATGTCTACCATCTGGTCCCGCCGCTCTGTCTTATATTTGCGACGCTCGGACTTGGTTTTGCGCTTGAGGCGTACGCTCCTGGGCTTCACACGAGCGCCTCACAGCTCTTTGTCTGGGGCTTTTGTATCAGCACCACGTTGCTCTACCACGGCACGTTTTGTATCAACTCGTTTGCGCATGTGCTTGGCCGCCCACGCTTTGAGACCGGAGATGATAGCAAGAATAGCTTTCTACTAGCGCTAATAACGCTCGGCGAGGGGTGGCACAACAATCACCACCGTTATCCAGGCTCTGAGCGTCAGGGGTTCTATTGGTGGGAGGTTGATATCTCGCACTACACCCTCAAGGGCCTCTCGTGGCTCGGCCTAGTGTGGGATCTACGGGAACCACCGGAGCGCATCTACCAGGAAGCACGCGACCGTAAGGCTCAGCTAAAGGCGGCCTAGGGCTGCTAGCCTTTTCATCAGTTGCCTCTTGTGGTTGCAAAGAGTTATATCTTCATGCATGATGCTACATATTTGTCTGCCTTATATGACACATGCTACATAGAGCAATTAACCTACCGGAATCTCACAGCTTTTTTCTTTTCGGCGCTCGTGGAGCCGGCAAAAGCTGGATCCTACGCAGCAGGCTGCCCGCGGAATCAACGCATATTATCGATCTCCTTACAGCGCGGGACTTTGATGAGTTCTCTCGCAACCCTGAGAGGCTCTCCGATCGGATCGCCCGTCTTCCCAGCACTGGGGTTCAGTGGGTAGTTATCGATGAGGTGCAGCGTGTGCCGGAGCTGCTCAATATGGTTCACCTTGAGATTGAGGCGCACAGCCGATCCCGTATGGGGGTGGGAGCTGAGCGACCGAAGGATCGACAACTCTACTTCGCGCTAACTGGGTCAAGCGCTCGAAAGCTACGGCGCGGAAAAGCTAACCTCCTGGCTGGGCGGGCGTTTTTGCGGTACCTCTTTCCCCTTACGCAGCCAGAGCTACCGGAGGGGTTCTCACTGCACGATGCGCTACGCTGGGGAACGTTACCGCGTGTTGTCCTTTCAACATCGAATGAGGAGCGTAAAGAGATCCTCAACGTATATGTGCACACATACCTGCGTGAAGAGATCCTAGAGGAGCAGCTCGCCCGCTCAGCACCTCCATTTCGACGTTTCCTGGAGGTTGCAGCCCAAAGTAATGGAAAGATCATCAACTACACCGCTATCGCCCGAGATGTGGGGGTTAGTCCGCATACGGTGCAGAGCTACTATCAGATCCTTGAGGATACCCTATTAGCGGAGCGCCTTGATCCGTTTCACGAGTCAATTCGCAAGCGACAACGCGCTGCCCCAAAATACTACTTCTTTGACCTCGGAGTTCAACGTGCGCTATTGGGAGCGCTTGATGAGATCCCGTCGCCCAAAACATATGGATTCGGTCAAGCATTTGAGCACTTTGTGGTATGCGAAGCCCTCAGACAAAACTCCTACCTCTCAAAATCGTTTCGATTTTCGTATCTTTGCACAAAAGACGACGTCGAGATCGATCTAGTAATTGAGAGGCCTGGCGCGCCGAAAGCTCTCGTTGAGATTAAATCGACCGATAACGTTCGCGAAGATCACCTTCGATCTCTTATCTCACTCGGACGGGACATCCCAAATGCCGAGCGGTTCTGCCTCTCGCTTGATCCCACACCCCGCATCACGTCTGGTATTAACGTGCTGCCCTGGAATCTAGGGCTACGTGAGATAGGGCTTGGTTAGTCCATTTTATCAGTTACGTTTCCCCAGTAACTTCATAGGCCTTACACAGAATGTGCACACGCTAGTATAATTACGGTTGCTTAGGTAAAAACTGCGCCCAGGAGGCCCTGCTCATCATCAAAACAGGGTAAACTTAGCTATATTAGGGCCTAGCCACCGACCATGAAGATCCTTCTTTTAAATCAGGATTGGTTCTCAACTGAGTTAAGATTACTTGGGCACGAGGTTATTACCTGCGGCGAAGCCACGCACCTTGAGCATCGCCCTACGATATCTGTACTCCATATTAACGAGCTACTCGCGCAACTTCCCGGCGGGTTTGTTCCGGACCGCATCGTGTGGCTAGATAATAGCTCGCCTGTTATGATCCTTGGGCTCGAAGATACCCCGATACCGACCATCTTCTACTCTGTGGACACGCACCATCACTGGGAGCTGCACTCTCAACTCGCGCACTGCTTTGATCACATGCTCGTTGCTCAAAAAGATTACCTGCATCAGTTCCTTCCATCCGCTACCCCTACAACCTGGATGCCGCTCTGGGCTTCACGCCACGTTGAAACATGCTCTGAAAAAACTACGCCGGTCTCATTCGTTGGTACGATGGATGAGAGGCTTAATCCAAAACGGGTGCAATTTTTTAATACCCTTAAAGAGATCCTCCCGATTACGATTAGGCAGGGGAACTACTGGGAGATATTTCCACAGGCCGATATCGTTATAAATCAAACCGTCAGTAGCGATCTTAACTTCAGGGTCTTTGAGGCGATGATGTGCGGAGCACTCCTGCTTACCGAGCACAGCTCAAACGGACTTCTAGAGATCTTTAATGAT is a window from the Pseudomonadota bacterium genome containing:
- a CDS encoding glycosyltransferase; protein product: MKILLLNQDWFSTELRLLGHEVITCGEATHLEHRPTISVLHINELLAQLPGGFVPDRIVWLDNSSPVMILGLEDTPIPTIFYSVDTHHHWELHSQLAHCFDHMLVAQKDYLHQFLPSATPTTWMPLWASRHVETCSEKTTPVSFVGTMDERLNPKRVQFFNTLKEILPITIRQGNYWEIFPQADIVINQTVSSDLNFRVFEAMMCGALLLTEHSSNGLLEIFNDGEHLVTYTAGDTKDAAEKARALLAAPDRMREIAHAGREEILKKHTPMHRATVLHNILSSLTKRPQTTARHLPMMINLAIASSFLERHNPALSMVALRGAVQAALASQQDGCIPNNIEAAHLVRIYARWDRCAAEGAGTRLLLAHAESLPSQYILALARVRSLLNQGKRLEAEVVASRISQEPASSVFNIAEQAMTLILQR
- the hisS gene encoding histidine--tRNA ligase — encoded protein: MAKIGKISGFPEWLPEQKIAEDRVISTIRAIYESFGFTPIETPAVELISTLGSKGIIDKEIFAVKRLKADESDDAELALHFDLTVPLARYVAQHGSFLSFPFKRYQCQKVWRGDRPQKGRFREFYQFDIDIIARDELPLSCDAEVVSVIGLVMDALQFGEYSIRINNRKLLSGLYSELGLDESACRAAIVIVDKLQKIGAEGVRAELQKISGISEAAVEAIIKTTEIRCSADKLTERLAPLKLISPLITEGVQDLVTIWELLPESVKNSAVVDLSLARGLNYYTGLIVETTLIKYPEFGSVFSGGRYEDLASEFTTQKLPGVGVSVGLSRLMELAFTEGLISTSQRSPTRALVTVYSEDDRRLSNDVAQQLRSAGLPTEVFYKAPKLGKQIEYAESKGVRYVLFIDAATREVKVKDLVTKEQAKIENLAEWARTIA
- a CDS encoding acyl-CoA desaturase codes for the protein MTTKENPLSPMNLIKQSAFWMIHLGCFAVFWVGFSWTALLLCVALYAVRMFGVTGVYHRYFSHRSYQTSRWFQFVLAFLGATSAQKGPIWWASHHRHHHQHSDTEEDVHPPGIYGLWWAHVGWVLSTQFVGTREELVKDLVKFPELRLLDVYHLVPPLCLIFATLGLGFALEAYAPGLHTSASQLFVWGFCISTTLLYHGTFCINSFAHVLGRPRFETGDDSKNSFLLALITLGEGWHNNHHRYPGSERQGFYWWEVDISHYTLKGLSWLGLVWDLREPPERIYQEARDRKAQLKAA
- a CDS encoding GH3 auxin-responsive promoter family protein, producing the protein MIDATPLLRLYARWRNEQLASQCPADTQRKQLLSLVKTAANTTFGKQHGFSSIGSVEEYQKRVPLRKYENFWEEFWKAPFPNLQDCTWPGTIKFFPVSSGTSSGTTKYIPCSDAMLRSNTKAGIDLLAHHVTNRPHSRLLGGKSFMLGGSTDLTSPAPDIFLGDLSGIAVKTLPWWLRSRYFPPAHLALLKNWEEKIDTLAQLSLAEDIRMISGIPAWLLIFFDKLSALKPETAGKLSDIYTNLEMIVHGGVNFSPYVGRFREALAGSSAELREVYPASEGFIAVADRGYGDGLRMNLDHGLFFEFVPLEELDSPTPTRHWIENVVRDTNYAVVLTTCAGLWSYVIGDTVRFVDTETPRILVTGRTSYYLSAFGEHLIGEEIEDGIVTAAQQIGVDIVDYTVGPIFPEQAGELGGHIFIIEFVGETPAPENLEIFAATLDQRLSQRNEDYAAHRSGGFGLKPPTILAVNTGCFAAWMKGRGKLGGQNKVPRIITNLVMLSELVEFTKIDRSIEQLPAALANHP
- a CDS encoding DUF4143 domain-containing protein; translated protein: MLHRAINLPESHSFFLFGARGAGKSWILRSRLPAESTHIIDLLTARDFDEFSRNPERLSDRIARLPSTGVQWVVIDEVQRVPELLNMVHLEIEAHSRSRMGVGAERPKDRQLYFALTGSSARKLRRGKANLLAGRAFLRYLFPLTQPELPEGFSLHDALRWGTLPRVVLSTSNEERKEILNVYVHTYLREEILEEQLARSAPPFRRFLEVAAQSNGKIINYTAIARDVGVSPHTVQSYYQILEDTLLAERLDPFHESIRKRQRAAPKYYFFDLGVQRALLGALDEIPSPKTYGFGQAFEHFVVCEALRQNSYLSKSFRFSYLCTKDDVEIDLVIERPGAPKALVEIKSTDNVREDHLRSLISLGRDIPNAERFCLSLDPTPRITSGINVLPWNLGLREIGLG